From Musa acuminata AAA Group cultivar baxijiao chromosome BXJ3-8, Cavendish_Baxijiao_AAA, whole genome shotgun sequence, one genomic window encodes:
- the LOC103993444 gene encoding mitochondrial import receptor subunit TOM20, which produces MDLQPNDFDRLVFFEHARKAAEAAYAVNPLDADNLTRWGGALLELSSFQSGDDSIKMVKDAISKLEEALGVNPSKHDTVWCLGNAHTSHAFFTPEHETAMVYFDKATQCFKQAVELDPGNELYLKSLDLSAKAPELHLELQRQMASQQASHVTTSASSRKEPKKKVSSDLKYDILGWAILVVGIVVWVGMAKSHVPPPPPR; this is translated from the exons ATGGATTTGCAGCCGAACGATTTCGATCGGCTCGTCTTCTTCGAGCACGCGCGAAAGGCAGCGGAGGCGGCTTACGCCGTGAACCCGCTTGACGCCGAT AATCTGACGAGGTGGGGAGGAGCGCTTCTCGAGCTATCCTCGTTTCAGAGTGGTGATGACTCCATAAAGATGGTAAAAG ATGCTATATCCAAATTGGAGGAAGCCTTGGGGGTGAATCCGAGCAAGCATGATACGGTCTGGTGCTTGGGAAACGCCCATACTTCTCATGCGTTCTTCACACCGGAACATGAGACTGCTATGGTTTATTTTGACAAGGCAACTCAGTGTTTCAAGCAGGCCGTGGAATTG GATCCTGGAAACGAGCTGTATCTTAAGTCACTGGATTTGTCAGCGAag GCACCTGAATTGCATCTAGAGCTCCAAAGGCAAATGGCAAGTCAACAGGCTTCACATGTAACAACTTCTGCTTCGAGCAGGAAG GAACCCAAGAAGAAAGTAAGCAGCGATCTAAAGTATGATATACTTGGCTGGGCAATTCTTGTGGTCGGTATTGTTGTATGGGTCGGAATGGCTAAATCACATGTTCCTCCCCCACCGCCTAGGTAA
- the LOC135645720 gene encoding uncharacterized protein LOC135645720, with translation MEMSNASDPDRIPSSVFTRTKSTTQKDWSVASNESLFSIHVGNSSLSRDHVLGPVEHLPMSTDSGLNRAGIDAEQVSLELTAAAAANAEAMKDVLPEHAEEHAKKEQHSAEEGSTLPTNSLYRSDESFAFPINRLTGERSGGSLKAEPGQSPQVDKGEQLPLQTGTPKAAPAAGEKRWFLLNAQEEIFQPS, from the exons ATGGAGATGTCAAATGCTTCCGACCCAGATCGAATTCCCTCCTCCGTCTTTACAAGGACTAAATCAACAACACAAAAAGATTGGAGTGTGGCCTCCAATGAGTCTTTATTTAGCATCCATGTAGGAAATTCTAGCTTGTCCAGGGACCATGTCCTTGGCCCAGTGGAACACCTGCCGATGTCCACTGATTCAGGCCTGAACCGGGCCGGAATCGATGCAGAGCAGGTTTCGTTGGAGCTGACTGCTGCAGCGGCAGCAAATGCTGAGGCCATGAAGGATGTCTTGCCGGAACATGCAGAGGAACATGCTAAAAAAGAGCAGCATTCAGCTGAGGAGGGTTCAACATTGCCCACTAACTCATTATACCGCTCAGATGAATCATTTGCCTTCCCGAT AAACAGATTGACAGGTGAAAGAAGTGGTGGCTCATTAAAGGCGGAACCTGGACAATCGCCGCAGGTAGATAAGGGAGAGCAGCTTCCACTGCAGACTGGGACCCCAAAAGCAGCTCCTGCTGCAGGAGAGAAAAGATG GTTTCTGCTCAACGCACAAGAAGAGATTTTTCAGCCTTCCTAA